The Streptomyces europaeiscabiei genome window below encodes:
- a CDS encoding EamA family transporter, translated as MTAHTAHTASRLPLIALTALAPLSWGTTYAVTTEFLPADRPLFTGLVRALPAGLLLLALSRRLPSGVWWWKAAVLGALNIGAFFPLLFLSAYRLPGGMAAVVGSIGPLFVAGLATVLLGERPTVRTLLTGIAAALGVSLVVLKAAGALDPVGLLAALASTASMSTGTVLTKRWGRPAGVGPLALTGWQLTAGGLLIAPLALFVEGAPPALDTRAIGGYLYLALANTAVSYWLWFRGIGRLSATQVTFLGPLSPLTAAVVGWAALGQSLTPLQLLGMSVAFGATVLGQLQPRTPTPTRRPWGGPRGGGRQRTSTAVRRTSTTV; from the coding sequence ATGACCGCGCACACCGCGCACACCGCGAGTCGTCTCCCCCTCATCGCCCTGACCGCACTCGCCCCCCTCTCCTGGGGCACCACCTACGCCGTGACGACGGAGTTCCTGCCGGCCGACCGCCCCCTGTTCACGGGCCTGGTCCGGGCGCTCCCGGCGGGGCTGCTGCTCCTGGCCCTCTCCCGCAGGCTGCCGAGCGGGGTCTGGTGGTGGAAGGCCGCGGTGCTGGGCGCGCTGAACATCGGCGCCTTCTTCCCGCTGCTCTTCCTCTCCGCGTACCGGCTGCCGGGCGGTATGGCGGCGGTCGTCGGCTCGATCGGGCCACTGTTCGTCGCGGGCCTGGCGACCGTGCTGCTGGGGGAGCGGCCGACCGTACGCACGCTGCTCACCGGGATAGCCGCGGCCCTCGGCGTCAGCCTGGTCGTACTGAAGGCGGCGGGTGCGCTGGACCCGGTCGGGCTGCTCGCGGCGCTCGCCTCCACCGCCTCCATGTCCACCGGCACGGTCCTCACCAAGCGGTGGGGCCGCCCGGCCGGCGTCGGCCCCCTCGCCCTCACCGGATGGCAACTGACCGCGGGCGGCCTCCTGATCGCCCCGCTCGCCCTCTTCGTGGAGGGCGCGCCCCCGGCCCTGGACACCCGGGCGATCGGCGGGTACCTCTATCTGGCCCTCGCCAACACCGCCGTCTCCTACTGGCTCTGGTTCCGGGGCATCGGCCGTCTCTCCGCCACCCAGGTCACCTTCCTCGGCCCCCTCTCCCCCCTCACCGCGGCCGTCGTCGGCTGGGCGGCCCTCGGCCAGTCCCTCACGCCCCTCCAACTCCTCGGCATGAGTGTCGCCTTCGGCGCGACGGTCCTGGGCCAGCTCCAGCCGCGCACACCGACGCCGACCCGCCGGCCGTGGGGAGGGCCGCGGGGTGGAGGGCGGCAGCGGACGTCAACCGCCGTCCGGCGGACGTCAACCACCGTCTAG
- a CDS encoding TIGR03767 family metallophosphoesterase, giving the protein MSRIRSVAAAATNPDRRAFLAATGAVGLAAGVGFALRPETDAHAATAADRAAATEVPLANLSNRAAPAAPLAPYTRGTTLASVAAPRNSSGYRRLGAGPAWARVVRGDLATPKSGRAKRRTALASFVQFTDLHVVDVQHPLRYEYLRSQTASAWRPQEALSVAGAVSLVERVNALRGAPVTGSPLHFVMTTGDNTDNNSRTELDWFLKVMSGGRVTPNSGDPRRYEGVQDSGLKLYWQPDAALRDADKQLGFPRLNGFLAAAIREVNSPGLNVPWYSTVGNHDSLPGGCYAPGDSYFADFAVGGRKLMTLDERVGKAIWDNVKSGGDPRGAEWKAILKAQAKKMRSVTPDEGRAPFTPREYLKAHLDPAHTGPGPVGHGYSQANLDARTQYYAFRIADDVIGISLDSTDPGGHYEGSLGTAQLKWLESTLQEAAKGGSYAVVFSHHTSASMRNLRKDPSRPGEARHGGDEVLSLLGRNRNVLAWVNGHSHRNRITPHGSASGGSFWEISTASHIDFPQLARVIELVDNKDGTISLFTTLIESAAPHATDFTDLSQTGLAALYRELSYNAPGRRDTLTGTPGDRNAELVLRKG; this is encoded by the coding sequence ATGTCGCGCATACGCTCAGTCGCTGCAGCCGCCACCAACCCTGACCGCAGGGCCTTCCTCGCCGCCACCGGCGCGGTCGGCCTCGCCGCAGGGGTCGGCTTCGCCCTGCGGCCGGAGACCGACGCCCACGCCGCCACCGCCGCCGACCGGGCCGCGGCCACCGAGGTCCCCCTGGCGAACCTCTCGAACAGAGCGGCCCCGGCCGCGCCCCTCGCCCCGTACACACGAGGCACGACCCTCGCCTCGGTGGCCGCCCCGCGTAACTCCTCCGGCTACCGACGCCTCGGCGCCGGCCCGGCCTGGGCGCGGGTCGTACGCGGTGACCTCGCGACCCCCAAGTCCGGCCGCGCGAAGCGCCGTACGGCGCTGGCTTCCTTCGTGCAGTTCACCGACCTGCACGTGGTGGACGTCCAGCACCCGCTGCGCTACGAGTACCTGCGCTCCCAGACCGCGAGCGCCTGGCGTCCGCAGGAGGCGCTGTCCGTGGCCGGCGCGGTCTCGCTCGTCGAGCGGGTGAACGCGCTGCGCGGAGCCCCGGTGACCGGCTCCCCCCTCCACTTCGTCATGACGACCGGCGACAACACCGACAACAACTCCAGGACGGAACTGGACTGGTTCCTGAAGGTGATGAGTGGCGGCCGCGTCACCCCCAACTCCGGTGACCCGCGCCGCTACGAGGGCGTCCAGGACAGCGGCCTGAAGCTCTACTGGCAGCCGGACGCGGCCCTCCGCGACGCCGACAAGCAGCTCGGCTTCCCCCGCCTGAACGGCTTCCTGGCCGCCGCGATCCGCGAGGTCAACAGCCCCGGACTGAACGTCCCCTGGTACTCCACGGTCGGCAACCACGACTCCCTCCCCGGCGGCTGCTACGCCCCCGGAGACTCCTACTTCGCCGACTTCGCGGTCGGCGGCAGGAAGCTGATGACGCTGGACGAGCGGGTCGGCAAGGCCATCTGGGACAACGTCAAGAGCGGCGGCGACCCCCGGGGCGCCGAGTGGAAGGCCATCCTCAAGGCCCAGGCGAAGAAGATGCGGTCCGTCACCCCGGACGAGGGCCGCGCCCCCTTCACCCCGCGGGAGTACCTGAAGGCCCACCTGGACCCGGCCCACACGGGCCCCGGCCCGGTCGGCCACGGCTACTCGCAGGCCAACCTGGACGCCCGCACCCAGTACTACGCCTTCCGCATCGCCGACGACGTCATCGGCATCAGCCTCGACTCCACCGACCCCGGCGGCCACTACGAGGGCTCACTCGGCACGGCCCAACTCAAGTGGCTGGAGAGTACGTTGCAAGAGGCGGCCAAGGGCGGTTCGTACGCCGTCGTCTTCAGCCACCACACCAGCGCGTCGATGCGGAACCTCCGCAAGGACCCCTCCCGCCCCGGCGAGGCCCGCCACGGCGGTGACGAGGTGCTGTCCCTGCTCGGCCGCAACCGCAACGTTCTGGCCTGGGTGAACGGCCACAGCCACCGCAACCGCATCACCCCGCACGGGTCCGCGAGCGGGGGCTCCTTCTGGGAGATCTCCACGGCCTCCCACATCGACTTTCCCCAACTCGCCCGCGTCATCGAGCTGGTGGACAACAAGGACGGCACGATCTCCCTCTTCACCACCCTGATCGAATCGGCCGCCCCGCACGCCACCGACTTCACGGACCTCTCGCAGACCGGCCTCGCCGCCCTCTACCGCGAGCTTTCCTACAACGCCCCCGGCCGCCGCGACACACTCACCGGCACGCCCGGCGACCGCAACGCGGAGCTCGTCCTGCGGAAGGGCTAG
- the pepN gene encoding aminopeptidase N, giving the protein MPGTNLTRDEAQQRAALLSVDSYEIDLDLSGAQEGGTYRSVTTVRFDVVENGAASFIDLVAPTIHEVTLNGDALDPAEVFKDSRIALPGLLQGRNILRVVADAAYTNTGEGLHRFVDPVDDQAYLYTQFEVPDARRVFASFEQPDLKATFQFTVKAPTGWTVISNSPTPEPKDDVWVFEPTPRISTYITALIVGPYHSVHSVYEKDGQSVPLGIYCRPSLAEHLDSDAIFEVTRQGFDWFQEKFDYAYPFKKYDQLFVPEFNAGAMENAGAVTIRDQYVFRSKVTDAAYEVRAETILHELAHMWFGDLVTMEWWNDLWLNESFATYTSIACQADAPGSRWPHSWTTFANSMKTWAYRQDQLPSTHPIMAEIRDLDDVLVNFDGITYAKGASVLKQLVAYVGQDEFFRGVQAYFKAHAYGNTRLSDLLGSLEETSGRDLKAWSKSWLETAGINVLRPEIGTDEHGVVTSFAIRQEAPALPAGAKGEPTLRPHRIAVGLYELDDDSGKLIRDERIELDVDGELTAVPQLVGRRRPAVVLLNDDDLSYAKVRLDEQSLAFVTEHLGDFEASLPRALCWASAWDMTRDAELATRDYLSLVLSGIGKESDIGVVQSLHRQVKLAIELYADPTTREALLTRWTDATLAHLRAAAAASDHQLAWARAFAATARTPEQLDLLEALLEGTQTIEGLAVDTELRWSFVQRLAAVGRYDEAEIAGEYERDRTAAGERHAATARASRPTPEAKAEAWSQVIESDKLPNALQEAVIGGFVQTDQRDLLAAYTDRYFEVVKEIWESRSHEIAQQIAVGLYPTVQVSADTLHKTDTWLNTAEPNAALRRLVSESRSGVERALRAQAADAAATTA; this is encoded by the coding sequence GTGCCTGGCACAAACCTGACCCGCGACGAGGCTCAGCAGCGGGCGGCGCTGCTCAGCGTCGACTCGTACGAGATCGATCTCGACCTCTCCGGCGCGCAGGAGGGCGGCACCTACCGGTCCGTGACCACGGTGCGCTTCGACGTCGTCGAGAACGGCGCGGCGTCCTTCATCGACCTGGTGGCCCCGACCATCCACGAGGTGACCCTCAACGGCGACGCGCTGGACCCGGCGGAGGTCTTCAAGGACTCCCGGATCGCCCTCCCCGGCCTGCTGCAGGGCCGCAACATCCTGCGGGTCGTGGCCGACGCCGCGTACACCAACACGGGTGAGGGTCTGCACCGGTTCGTCGACCCGGTCGACGACCAGGCGTACCTGTACACCCAGTTCGAGGTCCCCGACGCCCGCCGTGTCTTCGCGAGCTTCGAGCAGCCGGACCTGAAGGCGACCTTCCAGTTCACGGTGAAGGCCCCGACCGGCTGGACCGTCATCTCCAACTCGCCGACACCGGAGCCCAAGGACGACGTCTGGGTCTTCGAGCCGACGCCCCGTATCTCGACGTACATCACGGCCCTCATCGTCGGCCCGTACCACTCCGTGCACAGCGTGTACGAGAAGGACGGGCAGAGCGTGCCGCTCGGCATCTACTGCCGTCCGTCCCTCGCCGAACACCTGGACTCCGACGCGATCTTCGAGGTCACGCGACAGGGCTTCGACTGGTTCCAGGAGAAGTTCGACTACGCGTACCCGTTCAAGAAGTACGACCAGCTGTTCGTGCCGGAGTTCAACGCGGGCGCGATGGAGAACGCGGGCGCGGTGACCATCCGCGACCAGTACGTCTTCCGCTCGAAGGTGACGGACGCCGCGTACGAGGTCCGCGCCGAGACCATCCTCCACGAGCTGGCCCACATGTGGTTCGGCGACCTGGTCACCATGGAGTGGTGGAACGACCTCTGGCTGAACGAGTCGTTCGCGACGTACACGTCCATCGCCTGCCAGGCCGACGCGCCCGGTTCCCGGTGGCCGCACTCCTGGACCACGTTCGCCAACTCCATGAAGACCTGGGCGTACCGGCAGGACCAGCTGCCGTCCACGCACCCGATCATGGCGGAGATCCGCGACCTGGACGACGTGCTCGTCAACTTCGACGGCATCACGTACGCGAAGGGGGCTTCCGTCCTGAAGCAGCTCGTCGCGTACGTCGGCCAGGACGAGTTCTTCCGGGGCGTGCAGGCCTATTTCAAGGCGCACGCGTACGGCAACACGCGCCTGTCCGACCTGTTGGGCTCCCTGGAGGAGACCTCCGGCCGTGATCTGAAGGCCTGGTCGAAGTCGTGGCTGGAGACGGCGGGCATCAACGTCCTGCGCCCCGAGATCGGGACGGACGAGCACGGTGTGGTCACCTCCTTCGCGATCCGCCAGGAGGCCCCGGCGCTGCCCGCGGGCGCGAAGGGCGAGCCGACGCTCCGCCCGCACCGCATCGCGGTCGGCCTGTACGAACTGGACGACGACAGCGGCAAGCTGATCCGTGACGAGCGCATCGAGCTGGACGTGGACGGCGAACTGACCGCCGTGCCGCAGCTGGTGGGCAGGCGCCGTCCCGCGGTCGTGCTTCTCAACGACGACGACCTGTCGTACGCGAAGGTCCGCCTGGACGAGCAGTCGCTCGCGTTCGTCACCGAGCACCTCGGCGACTTCGAGGCCTCCCTTCCCCGCGCGCTGTGCTGGGCCTCGGCCTGGGACATGACACGTGACGCGGAGCTGGCGACCCGCGACTACCTGTCCCTGGTCCTGTCGGGCATCGGCAAGGAGTCCGACATCGGTGTCGTGCAGTCCCTGCACCGTCAGGTGAAGCTGGCGATCGAGCTGTACGCCGACCCGACGACCCGCGAGGCGCTGCTGACCCGCTGGACGGACGCCACGCTCGCGCATCTGCGCGCCGCGGCCGCCGCCTCCGACCACCAGCTGGCCTGGGCCCGCGCGTTCGCCGCGACCGCCCGCACCCCCGAGCAACTGGACCTCCTGGAGGCCCTGCTGGAGGGCACGCAGACGATCGAGGGCCTGGCCGTCGACACCGAGCTGCGCTGGTCCTTCGTCCAGCGGCTCGCGGCGGTGGGCCGCTACGACGAGGCGGAGATCGCCGGCGAGTACGAGCGCGACAGGACGGCCGCCGGCGAACGCCACGCCGCCACCGCCCGCGCCTCCCGCCCGACCCCCGAGGCCAAGGCCGAGGCCTGGTCCCAGGTCATCGAGTCGGACAAGCTCCCCAACGCGCTCCAGGAAGCGGTCATCGGCGGCTTCGTCCAGACCGACCAGCGCGACCTTCTCGCCGCCTACACCGACAGGTACTTCGAGGTGGTGAAGGAGATCTGGGAGTCCCGCTCCCACGAGATCGCCCAGCAGATCGCGGTCGGCCTCTACCCGACCGTCCAGGTCTCGGCCGACACCCTGCACAAGACGGACACCTGGCTGAACACCGCCGAGCCCAACGCGGCCCTGCGCCGCCTGGTCTCGGAGTCCCGCTCGGGCGTGGAGCGGGCCCTCAGGGCCCAGGCCGCGGACGCGGCGGCGACCACGGCGTAG
- a CDS encoding NUDIX hydrolase yields the protein MREELRVAAYAVCVRDGHLLLARWVSRDGLKKWTLPGGGMEHGEDPYDTVVREAAEETGYSVEPTALLGIGTDRREDPRRLGTRVDFQALRIVYEARVTGGDLRHETNGSTDMAAWHPLDEVPNLERVGLVDAGLRLWRERPQNGHLELPTGL from the coding sequence ATGCGTGAGGAGTTGAGGGTGGCGGCCTACGCCGTGTGCGTACGCGACGGGCATCTGCTGCTGGCCCGCTGGGTCTCCCGGGACGGGCTGAAGAAGTGGACCCTGCCCGGCGGCGGCATGGAGCACGGCGAGGACCCGTACGACACGGTCGTCCGGGAAGCGGCCGAGGAGACCGGCTACTCCGTCGAACCCACCGCCCTGCTCGGCATCGGCACCGACAGACGCGAGGACCCCCGCCGCCTCGGCACCCGCGTCGACTTCCAGGCCCTGCGCATCGTCTACGAGGCCCGCGTCACCGGCGGCGACCTCCGTCACGAGACGAACGGCTCCACGGACATGGCCGCCTGGCACCCCTTGGACGAGGTCCCGAACCTGGAGCGGGTGGGCCTGGTGGACGCAGGACTGCGCCTGTGGAGGGAACGCCCCCAGAACGGCCACCTGGAACTGCCGACGGGCTTGTAG
- a CDS encoding MarR family winged helix-turn-helix transcriptional regulator: protein MNARSEPGRPLRDPVDVIVDQWAIARPDLDITAMEVFGRVHRLSRALGDRLEKVYARFGISRGEFDVLATLRRSDEPYTLSPRELSATLMLTTGGMTGRLDKLERAGLLRRSPDPHDRRALQVTLTDDGLRLIDDALVAGLTVQTEALSHLNDEQAGQLAGLLRLLVVGTGS, encoded by the coding sequence ATGAACGCGCGCTCCGAGCCCGGCAGGCCCCTCCGCGACCCCGTCGACGTGATCGTCGACCAGTGGGCGATCGCACGGCCCGACCTCGACATCACCGCGATGGAGGTGTTCGGCCGCGTCCACCGGCTCTCGCGGGCACTCGGTGACCGGTTGGAGAAGGTGTACGCGCGGTTCGGGATCTCACGCGGCGAGTTCGACGTGCTCGCGACCCTGCGGCGGTCCGACGAGCCGTACACGCTCTCACCTCGCGAGCTCTCCGCCACCCTCATGCTCACCACCGGCGGTATGACCGGCCGCCTCGACAAACTCGAACGCGCGGGCCTCCTCCGCCGCTCCCCCGACCCGCACGACCGCCGCGCCCTCCAGGTCACCCTCACCGACGACGGGCTGCGCCTGATCGACGACGCCCTTGTCGCGGGCCTCACCGTCCAGACGGAGGCGCTCTCCCACCTGAACGACGAACAGGCCGGCCAACTGGCCGGCCTGCTGAGGCTGCTGGTGGTGGGGACGGGGTCGTGA
- a CDS encoding helix-turn-helix domain-containing protein, translated as MKGPTVLGAFLESDTEAVRVYRSLLANPSWTLQDVQLHTGLAEEDVRAAVRRLADLSLLSPVTDTTFLPMNPETVFSPALRRLEAELDAQRAYLTKHQATVAELATEYAALGLRHTTGADHLVGVDAVRSGLERLSRDAVHEVCTFTPGGAVSAAGLESARPLDEESFGRGVRMRSVYLDSVRNDQATSEYASWLTSKGGQVRTVPALPMRMIICDREVAVVPVNAEDSRQGALVVRYHGVVRALAELFELVWAQGVPLGEETRPSAEHEASDRDRVLLKLLSEGMTDQGIARKLGISVRTIRRLMSDLMKRLDAQSRFEAGAEAVRRGWL; from the coding sequence GTGAAAGGGCCGACCGTGCTGGGTGCGTTTCTGGAATCGGACACCGAGGCCGTCCGCGTCTATCGGAGCCTGCTCGCGAACCCCTCCTGGACCCTGCAGGACGTCCAGCTGCACACGGGTCTGGCCGAGGAGGACGTGCGGGCGGCCGTGCGCCGGCTCGCGGACCTCTCCCTGTTGAGCCCGGTCACGGACACCACTTTCCTGCCCATGAACCCCGAGACGGTCTTCAGTCCGGCACTGCGCCGCCTTGAGGCCGAACTGGACGCGCAGCGGGCATATCTGACGAAGCATCAGGCAACGGTCGCCGAGCTCGCCACCGAGTACGCCGCCCTGGGGCTGCGGCACACCACCGGTGCCGATCACCTCGTCGGCGTGGACGCGGTCCGCTCCGGGCTGGAGCGGCTGTCGCGGGACGCGGTGCACGAGGTCTGCACGTTCACACCCGGCGGCGCCGTGAGCGCGGCCGGCCTGGAGTCGGCCCGCCCCCTCGACGAGGAGTCCTTCGGCCGGGGCGTACGGATGCGGTCCGTCTACCTCGACAGTGTCCGCAACGACCAGGCCACCTCCGAGTACGCGTCCTGGCTCACCTCCAAGGGCGGCCAGGTGCGCACCGTCCCGGCACTGCCGATGCGTATGATCATTTGCGATCGTGAGGTCGCGGTCGTGCCGGTGAACGCCGAGGACAGCCGGCAGGGCGCCCTGGTGGTCCGCTACCACGGAGTAGTACGGGCCCTCGCGGAACTCTTCGAACTCGTCTGGGCGCAGGGGGTGCCGCTGGGCGAGGAGACCAGGCCCTCCGCGGAGCACGAGGCGAGCGATCGGGACCGCGTCCTGCTGAAGCTGCTGTCCGAGGGGATGACCGACCAGGGAATCGCCCGCAAGCTGGGGATCTCCGTGCGTACGATCCGACGGCTGATGTCCGACCTGATGAAGCGGCTGGACGCGCAGAGCCGGTTCGAGGCCGGAGCGGAGGCCGTGCGGCGGGGCTGGCTCTAG
- a CDS encoding aspartate-semialdehyde dehydrogenase: MRVGIVGATGQVGTVMRRILKDRDFPTSELRLFASARSAGSVIDGVTVEDAATADYSGLDIVLFSAGGATSRALAEKVASQGAVVIDNSSAWRRDPEVPLVVSEVNPHAIADRPKGIIANPNCTTMAAMPVLRPLHDEAGLEALVVATYQAVSGSGVAGVAELHGQVQKVAADADKLTHDGSAVDFPEPGVYQRPIAFNVVPLAGSIVDDGLHETDEEQKLRHESRKILEIPGLKVSGTCVRVPVFSGHSLQVNARFARPISVERATELLAGAPGVTLSDIPTPLQAAGQDASFVGRLRADETVDNGLALFVSNDNLRKGAALNAVQIAELVAAELSEK; encoded by the coding sequence GTGAGGGTCGGAATCGTCGGAGCCACCGGTCAGGTCGGCACGGTCATGCGCAGGATCCTCAAGGACCGGGACTTCCCGACGAGCGAGCTGCGCCTGTTCGCGTCCGCCCGCTCGGCCGGTTCGGTCATCGACGGTGTGACGGTCGAGGACGCAGCGACCGCCGACTACTCCGGCCTCGACATCGTCCTGTTCTCCGCGGGAGGCGCGACCTCCCGGGCGCTGGCCGAGAAGGTGGCGTCCCAGGGCGCGGTCGTGATCGACAACTCCTCCGCGTGGCGCCGCGACCCCGAGGTCCCGCTGGTCGTCTCCGAGGTGAACCCGCACGCGATCGCCGACCGCCCCAAGGGCATCATCGCCAACCCGAACTGCACGACGATGGCAGCGATGCCGGTGCTGCGTCCCCTGCACGACGAAGCGGGTCTCGAAGCGCTGGTCGTCGCCACCTACCAGGCGGTGTCCGGCTCCGGCGTCGCGGGCGTCGCGGAGCTGCACGGCCAGGTCCAGAAGGTCGCGGCGGACGCGGACAAGCTGACGCACGACGGCTCGGCGGTCGACTTCCCCGAGCCGGGCGTCTACCAGCGGCCCATCGCCTTCAACGTCGTCCCGCTCGCCGGTTCGATCGTCGACGACGGTCTGCACGAGACGGACGAGGAGCAGAAGCTCCGCCACGAGTCCCGCAAGATCCTGGAGATCCCCGGGCTCAAGGTCTCCGGCACCTGCGTCCGCGTCCCGGTCTTCTCCGGCCACTCCCTCCAGGTCAACGCCCGCTTCGCGCGCCCGATCTCCGTGGAACGCGCGACGGAGCTGCTGGCCGGCGCCCCCGGCGTCACCCTCTCCGACATCCCGACCCCCCTGCAGGCCGCCGGCCAGGACGCCTCCTTCGTGGGCCGCCTGCGCGCCGACGAGACCGTCGACAACGGCCTCGCCCTCTTCGTCTCCAACGACAACCTCCGCAAGGGCGCGGCGCTCAACGCGGTGCAGATCGCGGAGCTGGTGGCGGCGGAGCTGAGCGAGAAGTAG
- a CDS encoding sigma-70 family RNA polymerase sigma factor, translating into MLRRKARHVEGVVEGVQEADDPLDTAQERRVRAVLALGGVPQSDLLDGVQQVRLRLLERAASGREAPRDVSAWAAVVASNLAMDWHRAKRRQERLGERLASLRQPAAHPSGEDSSVLSLAVARGLDELPDALRQVLVLRFYADLPVRGIADELGIPEGTVKSRLHSAVRALRNRLHEDEVV; encoded by the coding sequence GTGCTGCGCAGAAAGGCGCGCCACGTCGAGGGGGTCGTCGAGGGGGTCCAGGAGGCCGACGACCCACTGGACACGGCCCAGGAGCGGCGGGTGCGGGCGGTGCTCGCGCTCGGCGGTGTGCCGCAGTCGGACCTGCTGGACGGGGTACAGCAGGTACGGCTGCGGCTGCTGGAGCGGGCCGCGAGCGGCCGTGAGGCACCGCGGGACGTGTCCGCGTGGGCGGCGGTGGTCGCGTCGAACCTGGCGATGGACTGGCACCGCGCCAAGCGGCGCCAGGAGCGCCTGGGGGAGCGCCTGGCCTCGCTGCGGCAACCGGCGGCGCACCCCTCCGGCGAGGACTCCAGCGTGCTCTCGCTCGCCGTCGCCCGAGGCCTGGACGAGCTGCCCGACGCCCTGCGTCAGGTGCTCGTCCTGCGCTTCTACGCCGACCTGCCGGTGCGCGGGATCGCCGATGAACTCGGCATCCCCGAGGGCACGGTCAAGAGCAGGCTCCACTCGGCGGTCCGCGCGCTGCGCAACCGCCTGCACGAGGACGAGGTGGTGTGA
- a CDS encoding DUF1203 domain-containing protein, with protein MTTPTTTTYIPRPIDPEALTELRSADDSGRSREPFTDDEGGAPLRCCLRRGEPGERIVLVSYAPLRRWAARTGADPGAYDEQGPVFVHAEACPGPVGDGHPFGNAHRTVRRYSADGRILGGRLVQEPEGPEGFDAAFAEAFSDPDVALVQVRAVEYGCFLYEVRRP; from the coding sequence ATGACCACGCCTACGACAACCACATACATCCCACGCCCCATTGACCCGGAGGCGTTGACGGAACTCCGCTCGGCCGACGACTCGGGGCGCTCGCGCGAGCCGTTCACGGACGACGAGGGCGGCGCGCCGCTGCGCTGTTGTCTGCGGCGCGGTGAACCCGGGGAGCGGATCGTCCTGGTGTCCTACGCGCCCCTCCGGCGCTGGGCGGCGCGGACGGGTGCCGATCCGGGGGCGTACGACGAGCAGGGGCCCGTCTTCGTCCATGCCGAGGCATGCCCGGGTCCGGTCGGCGACGGTCACCCGTTCGGCAACGCCCACCGGACGGTTCGCCGCTACTCCGCCGACGGACGCATTCTCGGCGGACGGCTGGTCCAGGAGCCCGAGGGACCCGAGGGCTTCGACGCCGCCTTCGCCGAGGCCTTCTCGGACCCCGACGTCGCACTCGTGCAGGTGCGGGCCGTCGAGTACGGCTGTTTCCTGTACGAGGTGCGACGGCCGTGA